From the genome of Pirellulales bacterium, one region includes:
- a CDS encoding serine/threonine protein kinase has protein sequence MSLASAIREQPVRAERQPNVAQVAHASTPALRWGPWRLQAVIAEGRWNRLYLAVNVAAASGASQYAVKALHEHHWSDPLAIARLRMEATVGRCVAHAHVSSLVAAHVHVPPYYVVMPLLAGSSAVDTLKSGGRFQVPLALWIARQIAEGLESLHTLGYVHGDVRPSKIFVGFDGHATLLDLGCAQRIDDGFQAEQRPLLGSIESLAPEQHVGQAATPQSDLYGLGLTLFQLLTARLPWRTIDPGVIAAWKTSSQRCDVREFVPGVPGAVSRFVRKLMSVEPLRRPVSAREAAKELVRLEIATLANRLPH, from the coding sequence ATGTCGCTGGCTTCCGCGATTCGCGAACAGCCGGTTCGCGCCGAACGACAACCCAATGTCGCGCAAGTTGCTCATGCCTCTACGCCTGCCCTGCGCTGGGGCCCTTGGCGACTGCAAGCGGTGATCGCCGAGGGGCGATGGAATCGCCTTTATCTTGCGGTCAATGTAGCGGCTGCCAGCGGGGCGTCGCAATATGCCGTCAAGGCGCTGCATGAGCACCATTGGTCCGATCCGCTGGCAATCGCTCGGCTGCGAATGGAAGCAACCGTAGGGCGATGCGTCGCGCATGCTCATGTGTCTTCGCTGGTTGCAGCGCACGTCCATGTGCCGCCGTATTACGTAGTAATGCCGCTTTTGGCTGGTTCGAGCGCGGTCGATACCCTGAAGTCTGGCGGCCGGTTTCAAGTGCCGTTGGCGCTTTGGATCGCTCGACAAATTGCCGAAGGGCTGGAGTCGCTGCACACGCTCGGTTACGTGCATGGCGACGTGCGGCCGTCTAAAATATTCGTGGGCTTCGACGGTCATGCAACGCTGCTCGATTTAGGCTGTGCTCAGCGGATCGACGACGGTTTTCAGGCTGAACAGCGGCCGTTGTTGGGTTCGATCGAATCGCTGGCCCCGGAGCAGCACGTCGGCCAAGCCGCAACACCGCAGAGCGATTTGTATGGCCTTGGTTTGACGCTATTTCAACTGTTGACCGCGCGATTGCCGTGGCGGACTATTGATCCCGGCGTGATCGCGGCATGGAAAACGTCAAGTCAACGATGCGACGTGCGCGAGTTTGTCCCTGGCGTACCCGGGGCGGTGTCGCGATTTGTCCGCAAGTTGATGTCGGTAGAGCCGCTGCGGCGACCAGTGTCCGCGCGAGAAGCCGCCAAGGAATTGGTGCGATTGGAGATTGCCACGCTCGCGAACCGATTGCCGCATTAG
- a CDS encoding NADPH:quinone reductase — translation MKAAYIQQTGPAESLVYGELPKPQAKNSQVLVKVGAVAVNPVDTYIRSGSIQMPLSFPFIVGCDVAGKVEAIGPEVARFKPGDRVWGSNQGLLGRQGTFSEYACIEECWLYPTASAVTDESAAASALVGITAHLGLVREVKLKAGETLFVNGGTGGVGSMVVQMSKVIGAKVITTAGTDEKVKRCLELGADHAINYKTQDVAAEVRRIASNGVNVFWETLREPDFDKAVAMLAPRGRMIIMAGRDARPPFPVGPFYVKGCLLHGFVMFLATPDEQQACAADINRWLAEGKIKPNIARVMPLSETAAAHKLQEGGTIGRTGILAGKLVLKP, via the coding sequence ATGAAAGCCGCTTACATTCAGCAAACTGGCCCCGCTGAGAGCCTAGTCTATGGCGAGTTGCCCAAGCCGCAGGCGAAAAATTCTCAAGTGCTCGTCAAAGTCGGAGCGGTCGCCGTCAACCCGGTCGATACTTACATTCGATCTGGCTCGATTCAAATGCCGCTGTCGTTCCCGTTTATCGTCGGCTGCGACGTGGCTGGCAAGGTAGAAGCCATCGGCCCCGAAGTGGCGCGGTTCAAGCCAGGCGATCGCGTATGGGGGAGTAACCAAGGATTGCTCGGCCGACAGGGGACGTTTTCGGAATACGCTTGCATCGAAGAATGTTGGCTCTATCCGACGGCCTCGGCCGTGACCGACGAATCGGCTGCTGCCTCGGCACTGGTTGGCATCACCGCCCATCTCGGATTAGTTCGCGAAGTGAAACTGAAGGCGGGCGAAACGCTATTTGTCAACGGTGGTACCGGCGGCGTCGGTTCGATGGTCGTACAAATGTCAAAGGTTATTGGCGCGAAAGTCATCACCACGGCCGGCACCGATGAAAAAGTGAAACGCTGCTTGGAACTGGGCGCCGACCATGCCATCAATTACAAGACACAAGACGTGGCGGCCGAAGTGAGGCGAATCGCTTCGAACGGCGTGAATGTTTTTTGGGAAACGCTGCGCGAGCCGGATTTTGACAAGGCTGTGGCAATGCTCGCTCCCCGCGGCCGAATGATCATCATGGCCGGCCGCGACGCCCGGCCTCCCTTCCCGGTCGGCCCGTTTTACGTGAAGGGCTGTTTGCTTCACGGCTTCGTCATGTTCTTGGCCACGCCCGATGAGCAGCAAGCCTGTGCTGCCGACATCAACCGTTGGTTGGCCGAAGGAAAAATCAAGCCCAACATCGCCCGCGTCATGCCCCTGTCCGAAACCGCTGCCGCGCACAAACTCCAGGAAGGCGGCACGATTGGCCGAACCGGCATTTTGGCCGGAAAATTGGTGCTGAAACCATGA
- a CDS encoding sugar phosphate isomerase/epimerase gives MYRNLSPASLHVTGRQSEIIELSLSYGFKGIDIDLTDFQQSVKANGLAHAKRYLDSAKLKFGTFKLPLVWDEDDDTYKAGLSAMRERVSLAAQLGLNRAIVAVSPANDLRPYHENFEFHRRRLTELGDQLTEHGVKLGVEFRASAELRRDRAFQFIHTFDALVTLVGMIRRPNVGAVVDLFEIYAGGGSIDEVRKLEGGKIVSVIASDMPADKSPTDCDENDRLMPAETGVIDLSAALVVLAELGYDGPVTPAISSEHSTGMKREQIVKIAGERLKQAWDAAGLNLAGKLTPVGAKK, from the coding sequence ATGTATCGCAATTTAAGCCCCGCATCCTTACATGTCACCGGCAGACAGAGCGAAATCATCGAACTTTCGCTCTCCTATGGCTTCAAGGGCATCGACATCGATCTGACAGATTTTCAACAGTCGGTGAAGGCCAATGGATTGGCACATGCCAAGCGGTATCTCGACAGCGCAAAACTCAAATTCGGCACATTCAAGCTGCCACTGGTTTGGGATGAAGACGACGACACCTACAAAGCCGGCCTGTCAGCAATGCGCGAGCGAGTAAGTTTGGCAGCGCAATTGGGCTTGAACCGCGCCATCGTCGCGGTTTCTCCAGCCAACGATTTGCGGCCGTATCATGAGAATTTTGAATTCCACCGTCGACGATTAACGGAATTGGGCGACCAACTCACCGAACATGGTGTCAAGCTGGGTGTGGAATTTCGCGCCTCGGCCGAGTTGCGTCGCGATCGGGCATTTCAATTTATTCACACTTTCGATGCCTTGGTAACGCTCGTGGGCATGATTCGGCGGCCGAATGTCGGTGCGGTGGTTGACCTATTCGAGATTTATGCTGGCGGCGGCAGCATTGATGAAGTGCGAAAATTGGAGGGTGGCAAAATCGTTTCGGTCATTGCCTCCGATATGCCCGCCGATAAGTCGCCCACCGATTGTGACGAGAATGACCGCCTGATGCCCGCCGAAACAGGTGTCATCGACCTTTCGGCCGCGCTCGTTGTACTGGCCGAACTTGGTTATGACGGCCCTGTCACCCCTGCCATTTCGTCCGAACACTCTACCGGTATGAAACGTGAGCAAATCGTAAAAATCGCCGGTGAGAGGCTGAAACAAGCCTGGGACGCCGCCGGTTTGAACCTGGCCGGAAAATTGACACCCGTTGGCGCCAAGAAATAG
- a CDS encoding serine hydroxymethyltransferase, which produces MNILESEDPEIWSAIYAEATRQQDGLELIASENYTSPAVMQAVGSVLTHKYAEGYPGRRYYGGCEHVDVVETLARERAKKLFGAEHVNVQPHSGSQANFAVYLTAVKPGDTVLGLDLAHGGHLTHGMKLNISGILYHFVSYGVTRDTNRLDFDQIARLAREHKPKLIVAGASSYPREIPHDRFAEIAREVGAKLFVDMAHYAGLVAAGLHNSPIPVADYVTTTTHKTLRGPRAGLAMCREAHAKDLDRNVFPGIQGGPLMHVIAGKAVCFREALQPDFRAYAQRVIDNAKALAEILMVGGLRLVSGGTENHLMLVDVTTNGIGGKLAEASLDKAGITVNKNMIPYDERKPVDPSGIRIGTPALTTRGMGIDEMRAVGGWILKALKSTSDHAALSTIRGQVRELCEHFPVPAARLATMDLLQEITPAE; this is translated from the coding sequence ATGAACATTCTCGAATCAGAAGACCCGGAAATTTGGTCCGCCATCTACGCCGAAGCCACTCGCCAGCAAGATGGCTTGGAACTAATCGCCAGCGAAAACTACACCAGCCCGGCCGTGATGCAGGCCGTCGGCAGTGTACTTACCCACAAATACGCGGAAGGGTATCCGGGGCGACGATATTATGGCGGCTGCGAACATGTGGATGTCGTCGAGACGCTGGCACGCGAGCGAGCCAAGAAGCTGTTTGGCGCCGAGCACGTCAACGTACAGCCACATTCGGGCAGCCAGGCGAATTTTGCCGTCTATCTGACCGCGGTCAAGCCAGGCGACACGGTGCTCGGGCTAGACTTGGCTCACGGTGGGCACCTGACGCACGGAATGAAGCTGAATATCTCAGGCATCCTGTATCACTTCGTTTCCTACGGAGTGACGCGCGACACGAACCGGCTCGACTTCGATCAAATTGCTCGGTTGGCTCGCGAGCATAAGCCAAAGCTGATCGTCGCGGGCGCAAGCTCTTATCCGCGAGAAATTCCGCACGACAGATTCGCGGAGATCGCGCGCGAAGTTGGCGCGAAGCTATTCGTCGACATGGCGCACTATGCTGGATTAGTCGCGGCGGGCTTGCACAATAGCCCCATACCCGTGGCTGACTACGTGACAACGACGACACATAAGACGCTGCGCGGCCCGCGCGCCGGGTTGGCGATGTGCCGAGAGGCGCATGCCAAAGATCTCGACCGCAATGTCTTTCCTGGGATCCAAGGCGGCCCGTTAATGCACGTCATCGCCGGTAAGGCCGTTTGCTTCCGCGAAGCATTGCAGCCGGATTTCCGCGCGTATGCGCAGCGTGTCATCGACAACGCCAAAGCGCTGGCGGAAATACTGATGGTCGGAGGATTGCGGTTGGTGAGCGGCGGCACTGAGAATCATCTAATGCTTGTTGATGTCACGACTAACGGCATCGGCGGAAAATTAGCCGAAGCTTCGCTGGATAAAGCCGGAATCACCGTGAATAAAAACATGATTCCTTATGACGAGCGCAAGCCGGTCGATCCCTCTGGCATTCGCATCGGCACGCCCGCATTGACGACGCGTGGGATGGGCATTGATGAGATGCGCGCCGTGGGCGGCTGGATCTTGAAAGCACTAAAATCGACGAGCGACCATGCGGCCTTGTCAACCATTCGCGGCCAAGTTCGTGAACTTTGCGAACACTTTCCAGTGCCAGCGGCACGGCTCGCCACTATGGATTTATTGCAGGAGATAACTCCGGCCGAATAG
- the uppP gene encoding undecaprenyl-diphosphatase UppP: MSLLEAIILGIIQGLTEFLPISSTAHVKIAMEFLGLSDETGAAFTAVIQIGTLAAAIAYFRADILRIVRAVCEAIWQRQPLGTYDARLGWMIAAGTIPIVVCGLIFSRHIESTLRSFYVISAALIVVALLMEVAEEFMVQRLMAHVPPKELDNVTWHDSLWIGVAQAFALIPGVSRSGSTITAGLFRNFSRPTAAKFSFLLSLPAIFGAALKELIEHREALLGTSHHAVALIVATIVSGIVGYLSIAFLLKYLKTRTTRAFVVYRIALAAMLLVLLLTGVLPRHIAAN, encoded by the coding sequence ATGTCTCTCCTCGAAGCGATCATTCTCGGCATTATTCAGGGGCTGACCGAGTTCTTGCCCATCAGCAGCACCGCGCATGTCAAGATTGCGATGGAGTTTCTCGGCCTGAGCGACGAAACGGGCGCGGCTTTTACCGCCGTGATCCAAATTGGCACGCTTGCGGCGGCAATCGCGTACTTTCGCGCAGATATTCTGCGCATCGTTCGAGCCGTGTGCGAAGCCATTTGGCAGCGCCAGCCGCTTGGCACGTACGATGCCCGTCTCGGCTGGATGATCGCCGCCGGCACTATTCCCATTGTCGTTTGCGGTTTGATCTTCAGCCGCCACATTGAATCGACCTTGCGATCATTTTATGTCATCAGTGCAGCGCTGATCGTCGTGGCGCTGCTGATGGAAGTGGCCGAAGAATTTATGGTGCAGCGACTGATGGCCCACGTGCCGCCGAAAGAATTGGACAACGTGACCTGGCACGATTCGCTCTGGATCGGCGTTGCCCAAGCGTTTGCGCTAATCCCCGGAGTATCTCGCTCGGGCAGTACGATTACGGCCGGCCTATTCCGCAATTTCAGCCGCCCGACCGCCGCAAAGTTCTCATTCCTGTTGTCGCTGCCGGCGATCTTTGGTGCGGCACTCAAAGAGTTGATCGAGCACCGTGAAGCGTTGCTGGGTACATCGCATCATGCCGTTGCGTTGATCGTCGCCACGATTGTTTCCGGCATCGTTGGCTATTTGTCGATTGCATTTCTGCTGAAATATCTGAAGACGCGGACCACCCGCGCATTTGTCGTCTACCGCATCGCGCTGGCAGCGATGCTCTTGGTTCTGCTATTGACGGGAGTGCTTCCCAGGCACATTGCCGCGAATTGA
- a CDS encoding ethanolamine ammonia-lyase subunit EutB has translation MSYSHTFRGERFKFSNLAELLAKANEEKSGDELAGIAARSERERSAAKLALADVTLDEMINEPVVDPDVDDVSRLILECHDTDTFATIKSQTVGEFRESLLSDDSTEQSLRSLQPAITPEIAAAVAKLMSNKELTFVAAKIRNVTRCRNTLGERGVLGIRVQPNHPTDDLPGILISAIDGLSFGCGDAVIGVNPANDSVEACSHVLHGLDRLIDELGIPTQHCCLAHITTQLAALEAGAPIDLLFQSIAGTTAANASFGVDLNLLKEGRERVLESHRQRDVPWIGDQVMYFETGQGSALSADAHHGVDQLTLEARAYGVARMFDPFLVNTVVGFIGPEYLYDERQIIRAGLEDHFMGKLLGLPMGVDICYTNHAAADQNSADNLYLMLAAAGVNYVMGVPCSDDVMLNYQSTSYHDAALIRQLFGMRPTPEFLAWLEQRGIYQQGRLATADSPILLQQVAGLLSVEV, from the coding sequence ATGAGCTACTCTCATACTTTTCGCGGCGAGCGGTTCAAGTTTTCCAATTTGGCGGAACTGCTGGCAAAGGCCAATGAAGAGAAATCCGGCGACGAATTGGCCGGCATCGCGGCCCGGTCGGAGCGGGAACGATCGGCGGCGAAATTGGCGCTCGCCGATGTGACGCTCGATGAAATGATCAACGAGCCTGTCGTTGATCCAGACGTAGACGATGTCTCGCGGCTGATCCTTGAATGCCATGATACCGACACGTTTGCTACCATTAAATCGCAAACCGTCGGTGAGTTTCGCGAGTCTCTTCTGAGCGACGATTCCACCGAGCAATCCTTGCGCAGCCTACAACCAGCCATCACGCCGGAAATTGCCGCCGCCGTGGCGAAGTTGATGAGCAACAAGGAATTGACATTTGTCGCGGCGAAAATTCGCAACGTCACTCGGTGCCGCAACACACTAGGCGAGCGTGGCGTCTTGGGCATTCGTGTGCAGCCAAATCATCCGACCGACGATTTGCCCGGCATTCTCATCTCCGCCATCGATGGACTATCGTTCGGCTGCGGCGATGCAGTGATCGGCGTCAATCCGGCCAACGATTCGGTCGAGGCTTGCAGCCATGTCTTGCATGGCCTCGATCGGCTGATTGACGAACTCGGCATCCCGACACAACATTGCTGCCTGGCTCATATCACCACGCAGCTTGCCGCGCTCGAAGCCGGAGCGCCGATCGATTTGTTATTTCAATCGATCGCCGGAACCACCGCGGCCAACGCCAGCTTTGGCGTCGATCTAAACCTATTGAAGGAAGGGCGCGAACGTGTGCTGGAATCGCACCGACAGCGTGATGTGCCGTGGATTGGCGATCAAGTGATGTACTTTGAAACCGGCCAGGGCAGCGCACTGTCGGCCGACGCTCATCACGGCGTCGACCAATTGACCTTGGAGGCCCGGGCCTATGGCGTGGCCCGCATGTTTGATCCCTTCTTGGTCAATACCGTCGTCGGATTCATTGGGCCGGAGTACCTTTATGACGAACGGCAGATCATTCGTGCTGGCCTGGAAGACCATTTTATGGGCAAGCTGCTGGGCTTGCCGATGGGAGTCGATATTTGCTACACCAATCACGCTGCAGCCGACCAGAATTCGGCCGACAATCTATATTTGATGCTAGCAGCGGCCGGAGTGAATTATGTGATGGGAGTGCCATGCTCCGATGATGTGATGCTCAACTATCAATCGACGAGCTATCACGATGCAGCATTGATTCGGCAGCTTTTCGGAATGCGACCCACCCCCGAGTTTTTGGCGTGGCTCGAACAGCGAGGCATCTATCAACAGGGGCGACTCGCGACGGCTGATAGCCCGATACTATTGCAGCAAGTCGCGGGGTTGTTGTCCGTTGAGGTTTAG
- the eutC gene encoding ethanolamine ammonia-lyase subunit EutC → MSDDAQFPATTARSEAAMPADLQRVLARTPARLIVGRAGPSYKTGTLLKLREDHAAARDAVYTEFDLNRDFPTELVRKYGLFQVESWVRTKAEYLMRPDLGRKFSGEAAEKIRQQSAAQPDLQIVIGDGLSATAVRVQIPQLLPQLLVAAADRGWRVGQTFVVRYCRVGILNDVGDLLRPTVAVLLIGERPGLATAESLSAYMAYRPQAGHTDAQRNLISNIHSRGVGNDEAAGRIISLAAQMMRLKASGVSVKEETSCGLLRDG, encoded by the coding sequence ATGAGCGATGATGCACAATTTCCAGCGACGACCGCTCGATCTGAAGCGGCCATGCCTGCCGACTTACAACGGGTGCTGGCGCGAACTCCCGCCCGACTGATCGTTGGCCGTGCCGGACCGAGCTACAAGACCGGAACGCTGCTCAAGTTGCGTGAAGATCACGCCGCGGCGCGCGATGCCGTCTATACTGAATTCGATCTCAATCGCGATTTTCCGACTGAGTTAGTGCGGAAATATGGCCTGTTCCAGGTGGAATCGTGGGTACGCACGAAGGCCGAATATCTGATGCGCCCTGACTTGGGGCGCAAGTTCTCTGGCGAAGCCGCCGAGAAGATTCGCCAGCAAAGTGCGGCCCAGCCGGATTTGCAAATTGTCATCGGCGACGGGCTGTCGGCAACCGCGGTCAGGGTGCAAATTCCGCAACTATTGCCACAATTGCTTGTCGCTGCCGCGGATCGCGGTTGGCGAGTCGGGCAAACGTTTGTCGTGCGATATTGCCGAGTGGGAATTCTCAATGATGTTGGCGATCTGCTCCGGCCCACCGTTGCCGTGCTGCTAATCGGCGAGCGACCCGGACTGGCCACGGCCGAAAGCCTGTCGGCCTACATGGCGTATCGTCCGCAAGCGGGGCATACCGATGCGCAGCGAAACTTGATTTCAAACATCCACTCCCGTGGCGTCGGCAACGACGAAGCAGCCGGGCGAATTATCTCTTTAGCAGCTCAAATGATGCGGTTAAAGGCTAGTGGTGTCAGCGTCAAAGAAGAGACGTCCTGCGGCCTCTTGCGTGACGGCTAG
- a CDS encoding c-type cytochrome, whose amino-acid sequence MKLLTAAIFLGAFCVSFLVVPFARSADAPGGLADQPPVIAASHVGKKSAPSDSFQTLPGYRVERLLTVPKEEMGSWVCLAVDNKGRLLASDQGDKGIYRVTPVPVGGGGVTQVERLDLPLSSAQGMLYAFDSLYVSVNAVSASISDSIEWRKDVAQDKWLQFPGTEEALKQSLVSGLYRATDTDGDDQFDALVRLRGLCGPGGEHGPHALRLSPDGKSIFILCGNHTLPPFDPEQAKNDSRFGGYTPLNWSEDLLLPRDWDANGHARGILAPGGWIAETDPDGKAWKMFSIGHRNPYDMAFNSEGELFTYDADMEWDYGAPWYRPTRVIHATSGSEFGWRSGTGKWPAYYIDSLPPVLNTGPGSPVGIAFGYGAHFPARYQQALFICDWTYGTIYAIHLHPSGASYQAVKEEFLSRQGLPLTDLVIGRDGAMYFTVGGRNTQSELYRVTYVGNDSTAPAEAPIADDPNAKLRQLRRRLEGYHGQRIPEAGNPSQTMAEVIWPNLGHGDRFVRYAARIALEFQPVELWQDRLFAAMDPETVITAAVAMARQGDKSQLSKLLAALERLDVRSLSQSQPLELLRAYELAFIRLGKPDDATRKSLIAKFDAIYPAADDFLNRELCNLLVYLESPTVVAKTMRMIEQDAAPSAHDEYEEDLLARNSEFAQPLRLMMGNQPDRQKTHYAFALRNVKNGWTLDQRRAYFAFLRSAVRRSGGRSFEGFLRNIDREAYENASADEQQQIADAGLRPPFEALELPKPNGPGQDWTVDKIAELIETKLHGRNFNHGKKMYAAARCIVCHRFSGEGGSTGPDLTLLAGRFQPRDLTESIVDPSKVISDQYQATVIVADGKTYTGRIVGEQKDKLTMLTNPEDGTQTATISKDAIEIQKVSKVSLMPTKLLNPLNEAEVLDLMAYLLSRGNPDAPMFHGSEKRQASN is encoded by the coding sequence GTGAAATTGCTAACCGCCGCGATTTTTCTTGGTGCTTTCTGCGTTAGTTTTCTCGTCGTCCCTTTTGCTCGCTCGGCCGATGCTCCTGGTGGTTTGGCGGACCAACCACCGGTGATCGCAGCGTCGCATGTTGGCAAAAAATCCGCGCCAAGCGATTCGTTTCAAACGCTCCCCGGCTATCGCGTCGAGCGACTGTTGACGGTTCCGAAGGAGGAAATGGGTTCGTGGGTTTGCCTGGCGGTGGACAACAAGGGTCGGCTGCTCGCTTCCGATCAAGGCGATAAGGGTATTTACCGCGTCACGCCCGTTCCTGTGGGCGGCGGTGGCGTAACCCAGGTCGAGCGATTGGACCTGCCGCTCAGCTCTGCGCAGGGAATGCTGTACGCATTTGATAGCTTATACGTCAGCGTCAATGCCGTAAGCGCAAGCATTTCCGATTCGATTGAGTGGCGCAAAGACGTTGCCCAAGACAAATGGCTGCAGTTCCCCGGCACGGAAGAGGCGTTGAAGCAGAGTCTTGTGAGCGGCTTATATCGCGCCACAGACACCGACGGCGACGACCAGTTCGATGCGCTGGTGCGGTTGCGCGGCCTATGTGGCCCAGGCGGCGAACATGGGCCGCACGCACTGCGGCTTTCGCCCGATGGCAAGTCGATCTTCATCCTGTGCGGCAACCATACCCTGCCGCCATTCGATCCGGAGCAAGCGAAAAACGATTCTCGCTTTGGCGGCTATACTCCGCTGAATTGGTCGGAAGATCTGCTGCTGCCGCGCGATTGGGACGCCAACGGCCACGCTCGCGGAATCTTGGCGCCAGGAGGATGGATCGCCGAAACCGACCCCGATGGCAAGGCTTGGAAGATGTTCAGCATCGGCCACCGAAATCCTTACGATATGGCCTTCAACAGTGAAGGGGAGTTGTTTACCTACGATGCCGATATGGAATGGGACTATGGCGCGCCGTGGTATCGTCCGACCCGAGTGATTCACGCCACCAGCGGCAGCGAATTCGGCTGGCGCAGCGGCACGGGAAAATGGCCGGCCTATTACATCGACAGTTTGCCGCCGGTCTTGAACACCGGCCCCGGCTCGCCGGTCGGGATCGCGTTTGGATATGGCGCCCACTTTCCCGCCAGGTATCAGCAGGCGCTCTTCATTTGCGATTGGACGTATGGAACGATCTACGCCATCCATTTGCACCCCAGCGGCGCCAGTTATCAGGCCGTGAAAGAAGAGTTCCTGTCGCGCCAAGGGTTGCCGCTGACCGACCTTGTCATCGGCCGCGACGGGGCGATGTATTTTACGGTGGGCGGGCGAAATACACAGTCTGAACTGTACCGAGTGACTTACGTTGGCAACGACTCGACGGCTCCAGCCGAGGCGCCAATTGCCGACGATCCCAACGCCAAGTTGCGGCAGTTGCGGCGTCGGTTAGAGGGTTATCACGGCCAGCGAATTCCTGAAGCGGGCAATCCTTCCCAGACAATGGCCGAAGTCATTTGGCCCAACTTGGGGCACGGAGATCGATTTGTCCGCTATGCGGCGAGGATCGCGCTGGAGTTTCAGCCGGTTGAGCTCTGGCAAGATCGCCTGTTCGCAGCAATGGATCCTGAAACCGTGATCACCGCAGCCGTTGCGATGGCTCGCCAAGGGGACAAATCCCAGCTTTCGAAGTTGCTTGCAGCGCTTGAGCGTTTGGACGTGCGGTCGCTTTCGCAATCACAGCCATTGGAACTGCTCCGCGCCTACGAACTTGCTTTCATCCGCCTCGGCAAGCCCGACGATGCGACGCGCAAGTCGTTGATCGCGAAGTTCGACGCAATCTATCCTGCCGCGGACGATTTTTTGAATCGCGAGCTGTGCAATTTGCTCGTCTACCTGGAATCGCCGACCGTGGTTGCCAAGACGATGCGAATGATTGAGCAAGACGCCGCCCCATCGGCGCATGATGAATACGAAGAAGATTTACTCGCGCGGAACTCCGAATTTGCCCAGCCCTTGCGGTTGATGATGGGCAATCAACCGGATCGGCAGAAAACCCATTACGCCTTCGCGCTGCGAAATGTGAAGAACGGGTGGACGCTCGACCAGCGCCGAGCGTATTTTGCCTTCTTGCGCTCGGCGGTCCGCCGCAGCGGCGGCAGAAGTTTTGAAGGGTTCTTGCGGAATATCGACCGGGAAGCCTACGAGAACGCCTCGGCCGACGAACAACAGCAAATCGCCGACGCCGGATTGCGTCCGCCGTTTGAAGCGCTGGAACTTCCCAAGCCAAACGGCCCAGGGCAAGATTGGACAGTCGATAAAATTGCCGAATTGATCGAGACCAAACTGCATGGCCGCAATTTCAACCATGGCAAGAAGATGTATGCCGCCGCGCGGTGCATCGTCTGTCATCGCTTTTCCGGCGAAGGGGGCAGCACGGGGCCTGATCTGACATTGCTGGCCGGCCGTTTCCAGCCCCGCGACTTGACCGAGTCGATCGTGGATCCCAGCAAAGTGATTTCCGACCAATATCAAGCGACCGTCATCGTGGCGGACGGGAAGACGTACACTGGACGCATTGTCGGGGAGCAAAAAGACAAGTTGACGATGCTGACCAACCCAGAAGACGGCACCCAAACCGCCACGATCAGCAAAGATGCGATCGAAATCCAGAAAGTTTCCAAAGTCTCGCTGATGCCCACGAAATTGCTGAATCCGCTCAACGAAGCCGAAGTGCTCGACTTGATGGCGTATCTGCTGTCGCGCGGCAATCCCGACGCACCGATGTTCCACGGATCGGAAAAGCGGCAAGCGAGCAACTAG
- a CDS encoding CAAX prenyl protease-related protein, with protein sequence MPNSKRVSPWFVCLLPFVLFMALTSFEPNPPAADGSKAPTPWYGISIDYKYYPYTYTVKILATAVAMVLVWPGYLQYPRRLTWLAVIVGVIGVALWIGLAQLQRFFTDDSSIEWLKSLGSRSAYNPLKHLHDRPALAYGFLLIRFIGLVVVVPVIEEFFLRAFLMRYVQTERWWEVPFGKVTPLAVVVGTAVPMLMHPQELLAALAWFSGVTWLMTRTRSIGDCILAHAITNLLMGLYVVFSGQWWLM encoded by the coding sequence ATGCCCAACTCGAAACGTGTGTCGCCCTGGTTCGTTTGCTTGTTGCCGTTCGTCCTGTTCATGGCGCTGACAAGCTTTGAGCCGAACCCGCCGGCGGCGGATGGATCAAAGGCGCCGACCCCTTGGTATGGAATCAGCATCGACTATAAATACTATCCGTACACCTACACGGTAAAAATTTTAGCAACTGCCGTAGCGATGGTTTTAGTTTGGCCAGGCTACCTGCAATATCCTCGGCGATTGACATGGCTCGCGGTGATCGTCGGCGTGATTGGCGTGGCGTTGTGGATCGGTTTGGCGCAGCTACAGCGATTCTTCACTGATGATAGTAGCATCGAATGGCTGAAATCGCTCGGCAGCCGGAGTGCTTATAATCCGCTTAAGCACCTACACGATCGGCCGGCGCTTGCTTATGGCTTTCTATTGATCCGATTTATCGGGCTAGTCGTCGTCGTTCCGGTGATCGAAGAATTCTTCCTCCGAGCGTTTCTCATGCGTTATGTGCAAACCGAACGGTGGTGGGAAGTGCCATTTGGCAAAGTGACGCCGCTGGCGGTCGTCGTCGGAACAGCCGTACCGATGCTGATGCACCCGCAAGAATTGTTGGCCGCGCTCGCCTGGTTTTCCGGCGTCACGTGGCTGATGACCCGCACGCGCAGCATTGGAGACTGCATCCTGGCACATGCAATTACGAACTTGCTCATGGGGCTTTATGTAGTCTTCAGTGGCCAGTGGTGGCTGATGTGA